One genomic window of Neisseria sp. oral taxon 014 str. F0314 includes the following:
- the rplI gene encoding 50S ribosomal protein L9 translates to MQIILLEKIGGLGNLGDIVTVKNGYARNFLIPSGKAKRATEANMQEFEARRAELEARQAEILADAKARQEKLDGQTITIAQKAGVDGRLFGSVTNADIAAAVVASGIEAVKANVRLPNGPLKAVGEYELEVVLHTDAVAKITVAVVAAAVE, encoded by the coding sequence ATGCAAATTATTCTGTTAGAGAAAATCGGCGGCCTGGGTAATCTGGGCGATATCGTAACCGTAAAAAACGGTTACGCCCGTAACTTTTTGATTCCTAGCGGTAAAGCCAAACGTGCTACCGAAGCCAACATGCAGGAATTTGAAGCACGTCGCGCCGAATTAGAAGCCAGACAGGCCGAGATTTTGGCTGATGCTAAAGCACGTCAGGAAAAACTGGACGGTCAAACCATAACCATCGCCCAAAAAGCAGGCGTGGACGGTCGTCTGTTTGGTTCCGTAACCAATGCTGATATCGCGGCTGCCGTTGTTGCTTCCGGTATTGAGGCTGTTAAAGCGAATGTACGCCTGCCCAACGGCCCATTGAAAGCTGTCGGCGAATATGAATTGGAAGTTGTACTGCATACCGATGCGGTTGCGAAAATTACCGTTGCAGTAGTGGCTGCGGCCGTTGAATAA
- a CDS encoding CsbD family protein, protein MSGKLDQISGKVKETAGEVFDDSKLKAEGVIQQGIGKIKEAAADIEEKAGDVLKKGKEEAGHLVDEAKEKAENLINDIKSKF, encoded by the coding sequence ATGAGCGGAAAATTAGACCAAATCAGCGGTAAAGTAAAAGAAACTGCCGGAGAAGTATTCGACGATTCCAAACTCAAAGCGGAAGGCGTTATCCAGCAAGGAATCGGCAAGATAAAAGAAGCCGCTGCCGACATTGAGGAAAAAGCAGGCGACGTATTGAAAAAAGGCAAAGAAGAAGCGGGACATTTGGTTGACGAAGCGAAAGAAAAAGCCGAAAACCTGATTAACGATATTAAAAGCAAATTCTGA
- a CDS encoding SRPBCC family protein: MWAKIPVYLGVAAVCGAGLLYITGLLLPETRSLSKTIVFDAPIDIVYCTVTDNRHWHYRTSPDDLRIVSENAGREVWLETTGGITIRFETLDKHYPDHYAFKMEHRLFDGIWTAELEAVSANRTRFTATENIRYKNPFVRAVGHALMDLDKMMRTYQDELAAELARQTRISPSETD, from the coding sequence GTGTGGGCGAAGATTCCGGTTTATTTGGGCGTGGCGGCCGTTTGCGGCGCGGGCTTGCTGTATATTACCGGCCTGTTGTTGCCGGAAACACGCAGCTTGAGCAAAACAATCGTATTCGATGCGCCGATAGACATTGTCTACTGCACTGTTACCGATAACAGGCATTGGCATTACCGCACTTCGCCGGATGATTTGCGGATAGTGAGCGAAAACGCAGGAAGGGAAGTTTGGCTGGAAACAACGGGCGGCATTACCATCCGTTTTGAAACGCTGGATAAACATTATCCCGACCATTACGCTTTCAAAATGGAACACCGCCTCTTTGACGGGATATGGACGGCCGAGCTGGAAGCCGTTTCCGCAAACCGCACCCGCTTCACGGCTACGGAGAATATCCGGTATAAAAATCCGTTTGTCCGCGCCGTCGGCCATGCCCTGATGGATTTGGATAAAATGATGCGGACCTATCAGGATGAACTGGCCGCAGAATTGGCGCGGCAAACCCGTATTTCGCCTTCGGAAACCGATTAA
- a CDS encoding RnfH family protein: MLEIEIAYGLADRQELHIMRVEEGTTVRQAALRSPIAERFPDVDLNTAPLGIFGKVVKDDTVLRAHDRIEVYRPLLIDPKDARRKRVQDKEEGR; this comes from the coding sequence ATGCTTGAAATCGAAATCGCCTACGGGCTGGCCGACCGGCAGGAATTGCACATTATGCGGGTGGAAGAGGGTACGACCGTGCGGCAGGCCGCTTTGCGCAGTCCGATTGCCGAGCGGTTTCCCGATGTGGATTTGAATACCGCGCCGCTGGGCATCTTCGGCAAGGTGGTGAAGGACGACACCGTATTGCGCGCCCACGACCGCATCGAAGTGTACCGCCCGTTGCTCATCGACCCGAAAGACGCGCGCCGTAAGCGCGTGCAGGATAAAGAAGAAGGACGATAG
- the mltB gene encoding lytic murein transglycosylase B gives MKKSLILLAVAAALAACSSNQTERPSVSGQEKGVQPLTKRPAFDAAAESVASSGFNANTNVQAFIKYEAAKGRFKEADLRDFFDNAVYKGNIISIIYRPSTSRPWYEFRTGNSGESKFNGGRQFYAANRDIIDDVSRKYGVPPELIVAIIGIETNYGKNTGSFRVADALSTLAFDYPRRAEFFQDELSELFLMAKEEKTDIFSFKGSYAGAMGMPQFMPSSFRKWAVDYDGDGHRDIWNNIGDVAASVANYMKAHGWQTGGKMIVPVTLDPTPQIQAIIDEQTALTRTVADFRELGVVPMEGVADSEKAVLYRLEISPGVYEYYLGLNNFYAVWKYNHSRMYVTAVRDIANAVGPAGL, from the coding sequence GTGAAAAAATCATTAATATTGCTGGCGGTGGCGGCTGCATTGGCGGCTTGTAGCAGTAATCAAACCGAGAGACCTTCTGTCAGCGGGCAAGAGAAGGGCGTGCAACCTTTAACAAAGCGTCCGGCTTTCGATGCTGCTGCTGAGTCGGTGGCCAGCAGCGGGTTTAATGCCAATACCAATGTTCAGGCGTTTATCAAATATGAAGCGGCCAAAGGACGCTTTAAAGAAGCCGATTTGCGTGATTTTTTTGATAATGCCGTGTATAAGGGCAATATTATCAGCATTATTTACCGGCCGAGCACTTCGCGTCCGTGGTATGAATTCCGTACCGGAAATTCGGGCGAGTCCAAGTTTAACGGCGGCAGACAATTTTATGCGGCGAACCGTGACATAATCGATGATGTGTCGCGTAAATACGGCGTGCCTCCTGAGTTGATTGTGGCGATTATCGGTATCGAAACCAATTATGGTAAAAATACAGGGAGTTTTCGTGTGGCGGATGCGCTGAGTACGTTGGCATTTGATTACCCACGTCGCGCCGAATTTTTCCAAGACGAATTGAGCGAACTGTTTTTGATGGCTAAGGAAGAGAAAACCGACATATTCAGCTTCAAAGGCAGTTATGCGGGGGCGATGGGTATGCCGCAGTTTATGCCTTCGAGTTTCCGTAAGTGGGCGGTGGACTATGATGGCGACGGGCATCGCGATATTTGGAACAACATCGGCGACGTGGCGGCTTCGGTGGCCAATTATATGAAGGCGCACGGTTGGCAGACCGGAGGCAAAATGATTGTGCCCGTAACTCTGGATCCGACTCCGCAGATTCAGGCGATTATTGACGAGCAAACCGCGCTGACGCGTACGGTTGCGGATTTTCGGGAATTGGGCGTAGTGCCGATGGAAGGCGTGGCCGACAGTGAAAAAGCCGTTTTGTACCGTTTGGAAATCAGCCCGGGCGTATACGAATATTATTTGGGTTTAAACAATTTCTATGCGGTTTGGAAATATAACCACAGCCGTATGTACGTTACCGCCGTGCGCGACATCGCCAATGCCGTCGGTCCGGCCGGACTGTAA
- a CDS encoding sulfate ABC transporter substrate-binding protein codes for MSKIRYLAIGTIAALLVVAACSGGKTAAGGGKYMKILNVSYDVSRDFYKEYNPLFIREFTKKHPETDLHVQQSHGGSSKQALSVANGLPADVVTMNQSSDIDTLQARGLIRPNWQSRLPDKAVPFTSTTVFLVRKGNPKHIRDWDDLTRPDVKTVFANPKTSGNGRYAFLSAYGYGLKTSGGDEAQARQFTRAILNNVPMFENGSRAATTSFTRRDIGDVLVTLENEANFVSKKLENGRFEIVYPSYTAAADSPVAVVDKNAEKKESQAAARAYLEYLWSKPAQELAARMYFRPSDKEILARHKADFPDLDTFRPAELFGGWSQIMQKFFADGGMFDQLTAERKPQEQ; via the coding sequence ATGAGTAAAATCCGCTACTTGGCAATCGGCACCATCGCCGCCCTGCTGGTCGTCGCCGCCTGCTCCGGCGGAAAAACCGCCGCCGGCGGCGGCAAATACATGAAAATCCTCAACGTTTCCTATGACGTTTCCCGTGATTTCTACAAAGAATACAACCCGCTGTTCATCCGCGAATTTACCAAGAAACATCCCGAAACCGACCTGCACGTCCAGCAATCGCACGGCGGTTCGAGCAAGCAGGCATTATCGGTGGCAAACGGCCTGCCTGCCGACGTCGTTACCATGAACCAGTCTTCCGACATCGACACGCTTCAGGCACGCGGCCTTATCCGTCCAAACTGGCAGTCGCGCCTGCCGGATAAAGCCGTACCGTTCACCAGCACCACCGTTTTCCTCGTCCGCAAAGGCAATCCCAAACACATCCGCGACTGGGACGACTTGACGCGCCCTGACGTCAAAACCGTATTCGCCAATCCCAAAACCAGCGGCAACGGTCGCTACGCCTTCCTCAGCGCATACGGTTACGGCCTGAAAACATCCGGCGGCGACGAAGCGCAGGCCCGGCAGTTCACCCGAGCAATCCTGAACAACGTGCCGATGTTTGAAAACGGCAGCCGCGCAGCCACCACCAGTTTCACGCGGCGGGACATCGGCGACGTACTCGTAACCCTTGAAAACGAAGCCAACTTCGTCAGCAAAAAATTGGAAAACGGACGGTTTGAAATCGTCTATCCGAGCTACACCGCCGCCGCGGACAGCCCCGTGGCGGTAGTCGATAAAAACGCCGAGAAAAAAGAATCGCAAGCCGCCGCCCGCGCCTACCTCGAATACCTGTGGAGCAAACCCGCGCAAGAGTTGGCGGCAAGAATGTATTTCCGCCCGAGCGACAAAGAAATACTGGCGCGGCACAAAGCCGACTTCCCCGACCTGGACACCTTCCGCCCGGCCGAACTCTTCGGCGGCTGGTCGCAGATTATGCAAAAATTCTTCGCCGACGGCGGCATGTTCGACCAACTGACGGCAGAAAGAAAGCCGCAGGAACAGTGA
- a CDS encoding type II toxin-antitoxin system RatA family toxin, translated as MKKVEKNVLVLHSAEQMFELVDRVEDYPKFLPWYSKTEIIERSGNELKARLFMDYMRVQQSFATHNHNIPGKEIRMDLLEGPFKTLRGTWKFIDLGGDMCKIEFKLEYDFSSALLSAVISPVFSHLTGTLVDAFIKEADRRYA; from the coding sequence ATGAAAAAAGTAGAAAAAAACGTATTGGTGCTGCACAGCGCAGAGCAGATGTTCGAGCTGGTCGACAGGGTCGAGGATTATCCGAAATTTTTGCCGTGGTACAGCAAAACCGAAATCATTGAGCGCAGCGGCAACGAGCTGAAGGCGCGGCTGTTTATGGACTATATGCGCGTGCAACAGTCTTTTGCGACGCACAACCACAATATCCCCGGCAAGGAAATCCGTATGGATTTGCTTGAAGGTCCGTTTAAAACTTTGCGCGGGACTTGGAAGTTCATCGATTTGGGCGGCGATATGTGCAAAATCGAATTCAAACTGGAATACGATTTTTCCAGCGCGCTCTTGTCGGCGGTGATTTCGCCTGTGTTTTCCCATCTGACGGGGACGCTGGTGGATGCGTTCATCAAAGAAGCGGACCGCCGTTATGCTTGA
- the pth gene encoding aminoacyl-tRNA hydrolase, whose translation MPKIKLIAGLGNPGREYEQTRHNAGFWFLDELAWQWKASFKDEKKFFGEVARVGLPDGDVWLLKPMTFMNRSGQAVAALAQFYKIKPEEILVVHDELDIPCGRIKFKLGGGNGGHNGLKDIQARLGTPDYYRLRLGIDHPGDRNLVVGYVLNKPSAEHRRQIDDAIRKSLEAMPAILAGEWEEAVRFLHSK comes from the coding sequence ATGCCGAAAATCAAACTCATCGCCGGCTTGGGCAATCCCGGCCGCGAATACGAACAAACCCGCCACAATGCAGGCTTCTGGTTCCTTGACGAACTTGCGTGGCAATGGAAAGCCTCGTTTAAAGACGAAAAAAAATTCTTCGGCGAAGTGGCGCGCGTCGGCCTGCCCGACGGTGATGTCTGGCTGCTCAAGCCCATGACTTTTATGAACCGTTCCGGCCAGGCCGTTGCCGCGCTGGCGCAGTTTTACAAAATCAAGCCCGAAGAGATTTTGGTGGTGCATGACGAATTGGATATACCTTGCGGCCGCATCAAATTCAAACTCGGCGGCGGCAACGGCGGGCACAACGGCTTGAAAGATATTCAAGCCCGCTTGGGAACCCCCGACTATTACCGCTTGCGGTTGGGCATAGACCATCCGGGCGACCGCAACCTTGTAGTCGGTTATGTGTTGAACAAACCCAGTGCCGAGCACCGCCGACAAATCGATGATGCGATTCGCAAATCATTGGAGGCGATGCCGGCGATACTGGCGGGCGAATGGGAAGAGGCGGTGCGTTTTTTGCACAGCAAGTAG
- a CDS encoding GDSL-type esterase/lipase family protein: MTVYLIGDSVRLASEPYTRAALPDAGIVSPSENCRSSHDVLQHIKQWTAGAAAGDIVHINCGLHDIRRDRGSNGPVADLETYRSNLTRIFDYLKKTGAKIIWADSTPFLESVHNIVKSSRRYLADLKAYNRVADDLAKQYGFAINDLYSLMFRQDLTALMLCDGLHFNEFGSEMIGKAVAEAVSKQM, encoded by the coding sequence ATGACCGTTTATCTTATCGGCGACTCCGTGCGGCTTGCTTCGGAACCTTATACCCGCGCCGCGCTGCCTGATGCAGGCATCGTTTCTCCGTCGGAAAACTGCCGTTCGTCGCACGATGTTTTGCAGCATATCAAACAATGGACGGCGGGTGCGGCCGCCGGAGACATCGTCCACATCAACTGCGGCCTGCACGACATACGCCGCGACCGAGGCAGTAACGGGCCGGTAGCCGATTTGGAAACCTACCGGAGCAATCTGACCCGTATTTTCGATTATCTGAAAAAGACGGGGGCGAAAATCATTTGGGCCGACAGTACGCCGTTTCTGGAAAGCGTGCACAACATCGTCAAATCCTCGCGCCGCTATCTGGCCGATTTGAAGGCGTATAACCGTGTGGCGGACGATTTGGCAAAACAATACGGTTTCGCCATCAACGATTTGTACAGTCTGATGTTCCGGCAGGACCTGACCGCGCTGATGTTGTGCGACGGACTGCATTTCAACGAGTTCGGCAGCGAAATGATCGGCAAGGCGGTGGCCGAAGCGGTGTCGAAGCAGATGTAG
- a CDS encoding bile acid:sodium symporter family protein — protein MNKLTRISNFIGKTFAFWAALCAAVAFYFPETFKWVTPHIPLFLGIIMFGMGLTLTPSDFKIIGRHPKAVVIGVVSQFVIMPLTAYSLAVGLNLPAEIAVGVILVGSCPGGTASNVITYLARGNVALSVAVTSVTTLLAPIMTPFIFWALAHQWLEISAADMLVSIMKMVLLPIILGVIAHTLFRRQTEKAAGALPLVSVIAIVLIIGAVVGASKPKIIESGLLIFGVVVLHNCIGYLLGFLAAKLCKLPYDAQKTLAIEVGMQNSGLGAALASAYFTPLAAVPSALFSVWHNISGSLLASYWASKAEKADPAER, from the coding sequence ATGAACAAACTAACTCGAATCAGCAATTTTATCGGCAAAACCTTTGCTTTTTGGGCGGCATTGTGCGCCGCGGTCGCATTTTATTTCCCCGAAACATTTAAATGGGTAACGCCGCATATCCCGCTGTTTTTAGGCATCATCATGTTTGGAATGGGACTGACGCTGACGCCGTCCGATTTTAAAATCATCGGCAGGCATCCGAAAGCCGTCGTCATCGGTGTCGTTTCCCAATTCGTCATTATGCCGCTAACCGCCTATTCCTTAGCCGTGGGGCTGAACCTACCTGCCGAAATTGCCGTCGGCGTTATTTTGGTCGGTTCATGTCCGGGCGGAACAGCCTCCAACGTTATAACCTACCTGGCACGCGGCAATGTGGCTCTTTCGGTGGCGGTAACCTCAGTTACCACGCTGCTGGCTCCTATTATGACGCCGTTTATTTTCTGGGCACTGGCGCACCAATGGCTGGAAATATCCGCCGCCGATATGCTGGTTTCCATTATGAAAATGGTATTACTGCCGATTATATTGGGCGTGATTGCGCACACCCTGTTCCGCAGGCAGACCGAAAAGGCCGCCGGCGCATTGCCGCTGGTTTCCGTTATTGCGATAGTTTTGATTATCGGTGCGGTCGTCGGTGCAAGCAAACCCAAAATCATAGAAAGCGGTTTATTGATTTTCGGCGTGGTGGTCCTGCACAACTGCATCGGTTATCTGCTGGGCTTTCTTGCCGCTAAACTCTGCAAACTGCCTTACGATGCGCAAAAAACGCTGGCCATCGAGGTCGGTATGCAAAATTCCGGTTTGGGCGCGGCGCTGGCCTCAGCGTACTTCACTCCGCTGGCGGCCGTACCCAGCGCGCTTTTCAGCGTGTGGCACAATATCTCCGGTTCACTGCTGGCTTCCTATTGGGCTTCAAAAGCGGAAAAGGCGGATCCGGCCGAACGGTAA
- the rpsR gene encoding 30S ribosomal protein S18 → MARQSFKRRKFCRFTAEKIQEVDYKQVDLLKDFISENGKIIPARITGTKAHYQRQLATAVKRARFLALLPYTDQHK, encoded by the coding sequence ATGGCCCGTCAATCATTCAAACGTAGAAAATTCTGCCGTTTTACGGCTGAAAAAATCCAAGAAGTCGATTACAAACAGGTAGACCTGTTGAAAGACTTTATTTCCGAAAACGGAAAAATCATTCCTGCCCGTATTACCGGAACCAAAGCCCATTACCAACGTCAGTTGGCTACCGCCGTTAAACGTGCGCGTTTCTTGGCTTTGCTGCCGTATACCGATCAACACAAATAA
- the rpsF gene encoding 30S ribosomal protein S6, whose protein sequence is MRHYEIVFIVHPDQSEQVPAMVERYKTMITEANGKIHRLEDWGRRQLAYPINKIHKAHYVLMNIETTPEVVEELETAFRFNDAVLRHLTIKTKHAVTEASPMLGGEKTKNLLNSAATAEEVAEAE, encoded by the coding sequence ATGCGTCATTACGAGATCGTGTTTATCGTTCATCCCGATCAAAGCGAGCAAGTGCCCGCAATGGTTGAACGTTACAAAACCATGATTACCGAAGCAAACGGCAAAATCCACCGTTTGGAAGATTGGGGCCGCCGCCAACTGGCTTACCCGATTAACAAAATCCACAAAGCACATTATGTGTTGATGAACATTGAGACTACTCCCGAAGTAGTGGAAGAGTTGGAAACTGCTTTCCGCTTTAATGATGCAGTGTTGCGTCATCTGACCATCAAAACCAAACATGCCGTTACCGAAGCATCCCCGATGCTCGGCGGCGAAAAAACTAAAAATCTGCTGAACAGCGCGGCAACTGCCGAAGAAGTTGCTGAAGCCGAATAA
- the priB gene encoding primosomal replication protein N: protein MENLLRLTARIAECGALRYTPAGIPVLDLILVHESWQEENGQKCLVKFEMHARILGKEAEMWQYRQNIMVEAEGFLAQRSQRFPRPILRIQKIKEYKG, encoded by the coding sequence TTGGAAAATCTTTTACGCCTTACCGCCCGAATCGCCGAATGCGGTGCATTAAGATATACGCCGGCAGGCATTCCTGTTTTGGATTTGATATTGGTACATGAATCTTGGCAGGAAGAAAACGGACAAAAATGTCTTGTAAAATTTGAAATGCACGCGCGCATCTTAGGTAAGGAAGCAGAAATGTGGCAGTATCGGCAAAATATTATGGTAGAAGCCGAAGGTTTTTTAGCGCAACGCAGCCAGCGCTTCCCCCGACCGATACTGCGGATACAGAAAATCAAAGAATATAAAGGTTAA
- a CDS encoding heavy metal translocating P-type ATPase → MQQKVRFQIEGMTCQACASRIEKVLNKKDFVESAGVNFASEEAQVVFDDSQTSADDIAKIIEKTGYGAKEKTEDALPQPEETAHVSWRLWLLLAINIPFLIGMAGMMIGRHDWMIPPLWQFVLASVVQLWLAVPFYKSAWASIKGGLANMDVLVTIGTVSIYLYSVYMLFFSPHAAYGMAHVYFEAGVMVIGFVSLGKFLEHRTKKSSLNSLGLLLKLTPTQVNVQCEGEWKQLPIDQVQIGDLIRANHGERIAADGIIESGSGWADESHLTGESNPEEKKAGGKVLAGALMTEGSVVYRATQLGSQTLLGDMMNALSEAQGSKAPIARVADKAAAVFVPAVVGIALLTFIATWLLKGDWTVALMHAVAVLVIACPCALGLATPAAIMVGMGKAVKHGIWFKDAAAMEEAAHVDAVVLDKTGTLTEGRPQVAAVYCVPDSGFDEDALCRIAAAVEQNAAHPLARAIVSAAQARGLDIPATQNAQTVVGAGIAAEVEGAGLVKAGKAEFAELTLPEFSDDVWSIASIVAVSANGKPIGAFALADALKADTAEAIGRLKKHGIDVYIMSGDNQGTVEYVAKQLGIAHAFGNMSPRDKAAEVQKLKAAGKTVAMVGDGINDAPALAAANVSFAMKGGADVAEHTASATLMQHSVNQLADALLVSQATLKNIKQNLFFAFFYNILGIPLAALGFLNPVIAGAAMAASSVSVLSNALRLKRVNIE, encoded by the coding sequence ATGCAACAAAAAGTCCGTTTCCAAATCGAAGGCATGACCTGTCAGGCATGCGCTTCGCGCATTGAAAAAGTGTTGAACAAAAAAGATTTTGTCGAATCGGCTGGAGTGAACTTCGCCAGCGAGGAGGCACAGGTGGTGTTTGACGACAGCCAAACCTCCGCTGACGACATCGCCAAAATCATCGAGAAAACCGGCTACGGCGCAAAGGAGAAGACGGAAGACGCGCTGCCGCAACCCGAAGAAACCGCGCATGTAAGCTGGCGGCTGTGGCTTTTGCTGGCCATCAATATTCCGTTCCTTATCGGTATGGCGGGGATGATGATTGGTCGGCACGATTGGATGATTCCGCCGTTGTGGCAATTCGTGCTAGCAAGCGTGGTGCAGCTTTGGCTGGCTGTGCCGTTTTACAAAAGCGCGTGGGCAAGCATTAAAGGCGGGCTGGCGAATATGGACGTACTCGTTACCATCGGCACGGTGTCGATTTACCTGTATTCCGTTTATATGTTGTTTTTCAGCCCGCACGCAGCGTACGGCATGGCGCATGTGTATTTTGAAGCGGGCGTGATGGTGATTGGTTTTGTGTCGCTGGGCAAATTTTTGGAACACCGCACCAAAAAATCCAGCCTAAACAGCTTGGGTCTGCTGTTGAAACTCACGCCGACCCAAGTCAACGTGCAGTGCGAAGGCGAATGGAAACAACTGCCCATCGACCAAGTGCAAATCGGCGACCTTATCCGCGCCAACCACGGCGAACGCATCGCTGCCGACGGCATTATCGAGAGCGGCAGCGGCTGGGCGGACGAGAGCCACCTCACCGGTGAATCCAACCCCGAAGAGAAAAAGGCGGGCGGCAAAGTGTTGGCGGGCGCGCTGATGACTGAAGGCAGCGTGGTGTACCGCGCCACGCAGCTCGGCAGCCAAACCCTGCTCGGCGACATGATGAACGCGCTCTCCGAAGCGCAAGGCAGCAAAGCGCCGATTGCGCGCGTGGCGGACAAGGCGGCGGCAGTGTTCGTGCCTGCCGTTGTGGGCATCGCGCTTCTGACTTTTATCGCCACTTGGCTGCTTAAGGGCGATTGGACGGTCGCGCTGATGCACGCCGTTGCCGTTTTGGTGATTGCCTGTCCGTGCGCGCTCGGTCTGGCGACGCCCGCCGCGATTATGGTCGGCATGGGCAAAGCGGTGAAACACGGTATTTGGTTTAAAGACGCGGCGGCGATGGAAGAAGCCGCCCACGTCGATGCCGTCGTGTTGGACAAAACCGGCACGCTGACCGAAGGCAGGCCGCAGGTTGCCGCCGTCTATTGCGTTCCCGACAGCGGCTTTGACGAAGACGCTTTGTGCCGCATCGCCGCTGCCGTCGAACAAAACGCCGCCCACCCGCTCGCCCGCGCCATCGTCTCCGCCGCCCAAGCGCGCGGTTTGGACATCCCCGCCACACAAAACGCGCAAACCGTTGTCGGCGCAGGCATTGCCGCCGAAGTTGAAGGCGCGGGATTGGTGAAAGCGGGCAAAGCCGAATTTGCCGAACTGACCTTGCCCGAGTTTTCAGACGACGTCTGGAGCATCGCAAGCATCGTCGCCGTTTCCGCCAACGGCAAACCCATCGGCGCATTCGCACTCGCCGACGCGCTGAAAGCCGATACCGCCGAAGCCATAGGCCGTCTGAAAAAACACGGCATCGATGTTTACATCATGAGCGGCGACAACCAAGGCACGGTCGAATACGTCGCCAAACAACTGGGCATCGCCCACGCCTTCGGTAACATGAGTCCGCGCGACAAGGCCGCCGAAGTGCAGAAACTCAAAGCCGCCGGCAAAACCGTGGCAATGGTCGGCGACGGTATCAACGATGCACCCGCGCTCGCCGCCGCCAACGTCAGCTTCGCCATGAAAGGCGGCGCGGACGTTGCCGAACACACCGCCTCCGCCACGCTGATGCAGCATTCGGTCAACCAGCTCGCCGATGCCCTACTGGTGTCGCAGGCGACTTTGAAAAACATCAAGCAAAACCTATTTTTCGCCTTCTTCTACAACATATTAGGCATCCCGCTCGCCGCACTCGGCTTCTTAAACCCCGTCATCGCAGGCGCGGCAATGGCGGCAAGTTCGGTTTCGGTGTTGAGCAATGCCTTGCGCTTGAAGCGGGTAAATATTGAGTGA
- a CDS encoding VanZ family protein: protein MKLPANKFTLFAAAWFAAGIYALVFRESGNAPPPFPHFDKAAHFALFFAQIWLLAKAFIHDGLKIPYRGLLVFALLFAAGSEWAQAAFTATREGSVGDGIADMLGASAALWLAAKTAAVKKAAGRPSAQ, encoded by the coding sequence ATGAAATTGCCCGCAAACAAATTCACCCTGTTCGCCGCCGCATGGTTTGCCGCCGGTATCTACGCACTGGTTTTCAGGGAATCCGGCAATGCGCCGCCGCCGTTTCCGCATTTCGACAAAGCCGCGCATTTCGCCTTGTTTTTTGCCCAAATCTGGCTGTTGGCAAAAGCCTTTATCCATGACGGACTGAAAATCCCGTATCGCGGGCTGCTGGTGTTTGCCCTGCTGTTTGCCGCGGGCAGCGAATGGGCGCAGGCGGCGTTTACCGCTACGCGCGAAGGATCGGTCGGCGACGGCATCGCGGATATGCTCGGTGCGTCGGCCGCTTTGTGGCTGGCGGCAAAAACCGCAGCGGTAAAAAAAGCGGCGGGCCGTCCGTCCGCACAATAA
- a CDS encoding methyltransferase domain-containing protein — MIENQGVWFEETLVGRYVAEKEKYFFESNTQSSAAMGNIVQLGMDSWLRPSESIIYIPTDVVMDGTALAWAAQSLDILLMPHSHEYCQQPYVALVEAARVLKSGGRLVISGFNLSSLWGMSGWFDGNLLPEKKNCFTLPVFKKKVLSLGFEIEYGKFMVYVPPVKTESGLKFWQFMEKAGDRWWPAAAAVYGLVLVKREAGLTLLPEVENLLATEDVALGAARVDSLKLFIG; from the coding sequence ATGATTGAAAATCAGGGAGTATGGTTTGAGGAAACACTGGTTGGACGGTATGTGGCTGAAAAGGAAAAATACTTTTTTGAATCGAACACTCAATCCTCTGCTGCAATGGGAAATATTGTCCAATTAGGGATGGATTCGTGGCTCAGGCCGTCTGAAAGCATTATTTATATACCGACTGATGTGGTTATGGATGGTACGGCTTTGGCTTGGGCAGCGCAATCTTTGGACATTTTGCTGATGCCGCATAGTCATGAATATTGCCAACAACCCTATGTTGCACTGGTTGAGGCAGCTCGTGTGTTGAAGTCGGGCGGTAGACTGGTAATTAGTGGATTTAATCTCAGTTCGTTATGGGGGATGAGTGGGTGGTTTGATGGGAATTTATTGCCGGAGAAAAAAAATTGTTTTACTCTGCCTGTCTTTAAAAAAAAGGTTTTATCGTTGGGATTTGAAATAGAATACGGGAAATTTATGGTGTATGTTCCTCCAGTTAAAACTGAAAGCGGTTTGAAATTTTGGCAGTTTATGGAAAAAGCAGGAGATCGCTGGTGGCCTGCTGCTGCGGCTGTTTATGGTTTGGTGCTAGTCAAAAGAGAAGCAGGGCTGACCTTGTTGCCCGAAGTTGAGAATCTGTTGGCGACGGAAGATGTTGCATTGGGTGCGGCTAGAGTGGACAGTCTCAAATTATTTATAGGGTAA